GGTATTCCCGGTGCATTTGATGCTGCATTGGAAGGCATTCGAAATTGCATGTCGGTGGGCATTAAGGTTGGCCTGCGTTTTACGATTAATAAAAGGAATGCACATGATATTCCTGGTATATTTCAACTTATTGAAAAAGAAAATATCCCAAGGGTCTGTTTCTATCACCTGGTCTATTCAGGGAGGGGTTCCAACCTGATTGAAGAAGACCTTTCTCACAAAGAAACCCGCGAGGTTGTTGACCTTATTATCAATAAGACCAAAGAGGCCCATGACAAAGGCAGAAAAATAGAGGTGCTTACCGTGGATAATCATGCCGATGGTCCGTATGTGTATTTACGGCTCCTGAAGGAAAATCCAAAGAGGGCAAAAGAGGTATATGAACTCCTCCAGATGAACGAGGGAAATAGTTCTGGCAAGGGACTTGCTTGTATTAGCTGGGATGGAGAGGTGCATGCCGACCAGTTCTGGAGACAGTATTCCTTTGGAAATGTCAGGAAAAGGAAGTTTAGCGAGATATGGGAGGATACTTCCAATGAATTAATGGCCAGACTGAAGAACAAAAACCCTTATATCAAAGGGCGTTGTGCAAAATGCAGGTGGCTTAATATCTGCGGCGGAAACTTCAGGGCCAGGGCAGAGGCATACTATGGTGATATGTGGGAACATGACCCCGCCTGTTACCTTACCGATGAAGAAATAGGAATAGAATCCGGATCTCCCAAAAAAGCAAGGCAAAAGGTAACTGTTCAGTGATTTAATTTTAACCCTGCTACGTTGGATTGTCTGACATATTTTCAGGCAGTAAACCTTTCCCTGACGATAAGGAATTTCAAATCTGCAATTGTAGCGCGAACTTCAGTTCGCTTACACCCTGTGCGAACTAAAACTCGTGTTACATTGAAAAAGTCACCGAAGTCCTGGTTTAAAAAGATGCATTACATCTGCCTTTTCAGGATAAAAGGCAGATGTACCTGGTCTTGTTTATAGTCACCTGTTAAAGCGTACATAATAATATTTATCCCGAGGCGGAATGCCATAGACCTTTGTGTCTCACCACCGGGAATTACTTCATATTCCCAACTCCCAAGAGGATCTTTTGACCAGGCGCCACCCAGATCGTTCTGCGAATAAATAATAGCCG
The Candidatus Brocadia sp. genome window above contains:
- the ahbC gene encoding 12,18-didecarboxysiroheme deacetylase, whose product is MIGISKLYCGTVEPSDALRYGRESRKLPSHLLQFSHDKKPVVVWNVGQRCNLKCIHCYSQSKDIEYLNELTTGEAKAMLDDLADYGAPVILFSGGEPLMRADLLELIGYAKEKGLRAVISTNGTLITREKANELKKFGLSYVGISLDGLKETNDRFRGIPGAFDAALEGIRNCMSVGIKVGLRFTINKRNAHDIPGIFQLIEKENIPRVCFYHLVYSGRGSNLIEEDLSHKETREVVDLIINKTKEAHDKGRKIEVLTVDNHADGPYVYLRLLKENPKRAKEVYELLQMNEGNSSGKGLACISWDGEVHADQFWRQYSFGNVRKRKFSEIWEDTSNELMARLKNKNPYIKGRCAKCRWLNICGGNFRARAEAYYGDMWEHDPACYLTDEEIGIESGSPKKARQKVTVQ